In Verrucomicrobiota bacterium, a single genomic region encodes these proteins:
- a CDS encoding FprA family A-type flavoprotein — protein MKDVFRAHQVTDTVWWVGAIDWSLRDFHGYATYRGTTYNAFLVIADKVALIDAVKGPFREELMARIASVIDPKKINVIVSNHAEMDHTGCLPQVIAAVEPDHVYASEAGVEALQAHFHDLDGLEAVGDGATIDLGGRTLRFFETKMVHWPDSMLSYMPEEKLLFSQDAFGMHLATGERFADEVPRDVLGSEAAKYFANILMPLIGPISRAIGKVQEAGIELDIIAPDHGPIWRRSEDIDFIVGRYVEWCAQNPTLKAVVVYDTMWGSTDQLAHAIGEGLKAGGAVPKLMPLKGSHRSDIATELLDAGALLVGTPTLNGNMLPTVADALTYIHGLKPKHLVAAAFGSYGWAPAGVKQVQGTLDAMKLNVVGDGLKVRFVPDDDDLKTAYALGTAVAEKVKAACGGA, from the coding sequence ATGAAAGACGTTTTCAGGGCACACCAGGTTACCGACACGGTCTGGTGGGTCGGCGCGATCGACTGGTCGCTGCGCGACTTCCACGGCTACGCCACCTACCGCGGCACGACGTATAACGCCTTCCTCGTCATCGCCGACAAGGTGGCGCTCATCGACGCAGTGAAGGGGCCGTTTCGCGAGGAGCTGATGGCGCGCATCGCGTCGGTTATCGACCCGAAGAAGATCAATGTCATCGTCTCGAATCATGCCGAGATGGACCACACAGGCTGTCTGCCCCAGGTGATCGCTGCTGTCGAGCCGGATCACGTCTACGCCTCCGAGGCCGGTGTCGAGGCGCTCCAGGCGCACTTCCACGACCTGGACGGTCTCGAAGCGGTCGGGGACGGCGCAACCATAGACCTTGGGGGCCGCACGCTGCGGTTCTTCGAGACCAAGATGGTCCACTGGCCCGACAGCATGCTGAGCTACATGCCCGAAGAGAAGCTGCTCTTCTCGCAGGACGCCTTCGGCATGCACCTGGCGACGGGCGAGCGCTTCGCCGACGAAGTGCCGCGCGATGTGCTTGGATCGGAGGCGGCCAAGTACTTCGCCAACATCCTCATGCCGCTCATCGGGCCGATCTCGCGGGCGATCGGCAAGGTGCAGGAGGCCGGCATCGAGCTCGACATCATCGCGCCCGACCATGGGCCGATCTGGCGTCGCAGCGAGGATATCGACTTCATCGTGGGGCGGTACGTCGAATGGTGCGCGCAGAACCCGACGCTCAAAGCCGTCGTCGTCTACGACACGATGTGGGGGAGCACCGACCAGCTTGCCCATGCCATCGGGGAAGGCCTCAAGGCTGGCGGCGCGGTGCCCAAGCTCATGCCGCTCAAGGGCAGCCACCGCAGCGATATCGCCACCGAACTGCTGGACGCCGGCGCGCTGCTCGTCGGCACGCCGACGCTTAACGGCAACATGCTCCCGACGGTGGCCGACGCGCTCACCTACATTCATGGGCTCAAGCCGAAGCACCTTGTCGCTGCCGCGTTCGGCTCGTACGGCTGGGCACCAGCCGGCGTCAAACAGGTGCAGGGAACGCTCGATGCGATGAAGCTCAACGTCGTCGGCGATGGCCTCAAGGTCAGGTTCGTGCCGGACGACGACGATCTGAAAACCGCTTACGCACTCGGCACGGCTGTCGCCGAGAAGGTCAAGGCCGCCTGCGGCGGAGCGTAA
- a CDS encoding desulfoferrodoxin encodes MATKLLQVYKCNVCGNIVEVLHTGAGELVCCNEPMKLQSENTVDATKEKHVPIIEQVEGGVKVTVGSVPHPMTPEHWIEWIELLADGQACRRFLNPGDRPEAVFSIKAAKVSAREYCNLHGFWKA; translated from the coding sequence ATGGCGACGAAGCTGTTGCAGGTCTACAAGTGCAACGTGTGTGGCAACATTGTCGAGGTGCTCCATACGGGCGCGGGTGAGCTCGTCTGCTGCAACGAGCCGATGAAGCTTCAGTCGGAGAACACGGTCGACGCGACCAAGGAGAAACACGTCCCCATCATCGAGCAGGTCGAGGGCGGTGTCAAAGTCACGGTCGGCAGCGTGCCGCACCCGATGACGCCCGAGCACTGGATCGAGTGGATCGAGCTGCTCGCTGACGGCCAGGCCTGCCGCCGGTTCCTCAACCCCGGCGACAGGCCCGAGGCCGTTTTCTCGATCAAAGCGGCCAAGGTGAGCGCCCGCGAGTACTGCAACCTCCACGGGTTCTGGAAGGCGTAG
- a CDS encoding succinylglutamate desuccinylase/aspartoacylase family protein gives MKKPTQRVRYSFLKILTGSDLSRRRLPFMAIESGVAGPVVWLTACGHGDEVGGIVVIQELFRRIRRVPLVKGSLYAFPLMNPLGFETTSRHIGLNEEDLNRSFPGSATGSMAERIAAKIAATILETKPMLVLDLHNDWINSVPYTLLDSDPGPEHKRAYATATACAARTGFAVVRDTDKLKTTLSYSLLKQDVASLSIELGESYIVNEENIAYGIRSVWNVLAHVGLVEPSGEAFAYPLPGAVAGRILDYSDKPLSSTSGIVRFLAKPGAVVTKGQAIAKVYNAFGKLQETMAARHDAIVLGYSDSSVAFPGTPVMAFGVVVQ, from the coding sequence ATGAAGAAGCCAACGCAGCGCGTGCGGTATTCGTTTCTCAAGATCCTGACTGGGTCGGACCTGTCGCGGCGGCGGCTGCCGTTCATGGCCATCGAGAGCGGCGTGGCGGGCCCGGTCGTGTGGCTCACGGCGTGCGGCCATGGCGACGAGGTGGGCGGCATCGTCGTGATCCAAGAGCTGTTCCGGCGCATCCGGCGCGTGCCGCTTGTGAAAGGTTCGCTCTATGCGTTCCCGCTGATGAATCCGCTGGGCTTCGAGACGACGTCGCGGCACATCGGCCTGAACGAGGAGGATCTCAATCGCTCGTTCCCAGGGAGCGCGACCGGCTCGATGGCCGAACGGATCGCGGCCAAGATCGCGGCGACGATCCTCGAGACGAAGCCAATGCTCGTGCTCGACCTTCACAACGACTGGATCAACTCGGTGCCGTACACATTGCTCGATTCCGACCCCGGCCCCGAGCACAAACGTGCCTACGCCACGGCGACCGCGTGCGCCGCGCGTACCGGCTTTGCCGTTGTGCGCGATACGGACAAGCTGAAGACTACGCTCTCGTACAGCCTGCTCAAGCAGGACGTCGCGTCCCTCTCGATCGAGTTGGGCGAATCGTACATTGTCAACGAGGAGAACATCGCCTACGGTATCCGATCGGTCTGGAATGTGCTCGCACACGTCGGCCTCGTTGAACCGTCGGGTGAGGCGTTTGCCTATCCGCTGCCGGGAGCGGTTGCAGGCCGCATCCTCGATTACTCGGACAAGCCATTGAGCTCGACGAGCGGCATCGTCCGTTTCCTGGCCAAACCGGGCGCCGTCGTGACGAAGGGCCAAGCGATAGCCAAGGTCTACAACGCCTTCGGTAAGCTGCAGGAGACGATGGCGGCGCGGCACGACGCCATCGTGCTTGGGTATTCCGACTCGTCGGTGGCCTTCCCCGGCACGCCTGTGATGGCTTTCGGCGTTGTTGTGCAGTGA
- a CDS encoding DNA protection protein DPS (play a key role in DNA protection against oxidative stress by oxidizing Fe(II) to Fe(III); induced by iron depletion and hydrogen peroxide), which yields MARVAREMVEKAGVNLDQLIELLVKNAAAELTTYYYYTILRVNLIGLEGEGIKEIAETARIEDRNHFEALVPRIYELGGKLPEDMKVFHDMSACPPANLPADPTDVMAMLTVLVKAERCAVRGYTQICNMTAGKDHRTYDLALAILNEEIEHESWFSEFLGEGPSGHFLRRGDTSPFVSKFLK from the coding sequence ATGGCGCGAGTTGCACGGGAAATGGTCGAGAAGGCGGGCGTCAACCTCGATCAGCTCATCGAGTTGCTGGTCAAGAACGCGGCCGCGGAACTCACAACCTACTACTACTACACGATCCTGCGGGTGAACCTGATCGGCCTTGAGGGCGAGGGCATCAAGGAAATCGCCGAGACGGCGCGGATCGAGGACCGCAATCACTTCGAGGCGCTGGTGCCGCGCATCTACGAACTCGGCGGCAAGCTGCCCGAAGACATGAAGGTGTTCCACGATATGTCGGCCTGTCCGCCGGCAAACCTGCCTGCGGACCCGACGGACGTCATGGCAATGCTCACCGTACTGGTTAAGGCCGAGCGGTGCGCTGTTCGGGGGTATACGCAGATCTGCAACATGACGGCCGGCAAGGACCATCGGACCTACGACTTGGCGCTCGCCATCCTCAACGAGGAGATCGAGCACGAGTCGTGGTTCTCCGAGTTCCTTGGTGAGGGACCGTCGGGGCACTTCTTGCGGCGCGGCGACACCTCGCCGTTCGTTTCGAAGTTCCTCAAGTAA
- the tpx gene encoding thiol peroxidase — protein sequence MTERTGAVTMKGNPITLVGSEVKVGDKAPDFVVVDNALNPVGLPAYRGKVIVISAVLSLDTGLCDTQTRHFNDEATKLGDDVVVLTISMDLPFAQKRWCGAAGVDRVVTLSDYQQASFGQAYGILIKGLRLLTRSVFVIDKGGTVRYVQLVPDTSNEPDYAMALDAVRKLI from the coding sequence ATGACGGAACGAACTGGGGCTGTGACGATGAAGGGCAACCCGATCACCCTTGTCGGCAGCGAGGTTAAGGTGGGCGACAAGGCGCCGGATTTCGTTGTCGTGGACAACGCGCTCAACCCGGTCGGGCTGCCGGCGTACCGCGGCAAGGTGATTGTGATCTCGGCCGTACTGTCGCTCGACACGGGGCTATGCGATACCCAGACACGGCACTTCAACGACGAGGCGACGAAGCTTGGTGACGATGTGGTCGTGCTGACAATCAGCATGGACCTGCCGTTCGCGCAGAAACGCTGGTGCGGCGCGGCCGGCGTCGATCGTGTTGTGACGCTCAGCGACTATCAGCAGGCGTCGTTCGGTCAGGCCTACGGCATCCTGATCAAGGGCCTGAGGCTGCTCACGCGCTCGGTGTTCGTCATCGACAAGGGCGGCACGGTACGCTACGTCCAGCTTGTGCCCGATACCTCCAACGAGCCCGACTATGCTATGGCGCTCGACGCGGTGCGCAAGCTGATCTGA
- a CDS encoding ferritin, giving the protein MLTKKMETAINRQINAELYSGYMYLAMSSYFETVNLPGFAAWMKAQAGEELEHAMKMFGYVGERRGTVTLDAIDKPPSKWASPLKAFEAALEHEEKVTGMINTLADLAAAENDHATGVFLQWFIKEQVEEEASADAIVQKLKLAKDASGALLMLDRELGKRGAGGAD; this is encoded by the coding sequence ATGCTGACAAAGAAGATGGAGACGGCGATCAACAGACAAATCAATGCGGAGCTGTACTCCGGCTACATGTACCTGGCCATGTCGAGCTATTTCGAGACGGTCAATCTGCCCGGTTTCGCCGCGTGGATGAAGGCGCAAGCGGGCGAGGAGCTCGAACACGCGATGAAGATGTTCGGCTACGTCGGAGAGCGTCGCGGCACGGTCACGCTCGACGCGATTGACAAGCCGCCGTCGAAATGGGCCTCGCCGCTCAAGGCGTTCGAGGCCGCCCTCGAGCACGAGGAGAAGGTCACCGGCATGATCAACACGCTGGCCGATCTGGCTGCCGCGGAAAACGACCATGCCACCGGCGTGTTTCTTCAGTGGTTCATCAAGGAGCAGGTTGAGGAAGAGGCCTCGGCTGATGCGATCGTCCAGAAGCTCAAGCTCGCCAAGGATGCATCGGGCGCGCTCCTGATGCTCGACCGCGAGCTCGGCAAGCGCGGCGCCGGGGGCGCCGACTGA
- a CDS encoding peroxiredoxin, whose translation MPLIGEKAPSFTAETTQGKINFPDDYKGKWVIFFSHPADFTPVCTTEFMTFASMADEFRKHNAELLGLSIDSTFSHIAWLRTIKEKIEYKGMKNIEVKFPVISDLTMEVSKAFGMLQPAASTTQAVRAVFMIDPNAVVRAILYYPLSNGRNMDEVMRLLIAMQHSDEFKIATPANWQLGDDVIVPPPGSCGAANERVQKAGKDYKCLDWFLCLKKCPHK comes from the coding sequence CTGCCGCTTATCGGCGAGAAAGCGCCGTCGTTCACGGCGGAGACGACGCAGGGCAAGATCAACTTCCCGGATGACTACAAGGGCAAGTGGGTGATCTTCTTCTCGCACCCAGCCGACTTCACGCCGGTGTGCACGACGGAGTTCATGACGTTCGCCTCGATGGCCGACGAGTTCAGGAAGCACAACGCCGAGCTGCTCGGGCTGTCCATTGACAGCACGTTCAGCCACATCGCCTGGCTGCGCACGATCAAGGAGAAGATCGAATACAAGGGGATGAAGAACATCGAGGTGAAGTTCCCCGTCATCAGCGACCTGACGATGGAGGTCTCGAAGGCCTTCGGCATGCTCCAGCCGGCCGCGAGCACCACACAGGCGGTTCGCGCCGTGTTCATGATCGATCCGAACGCCGTCGTGCGCGCCATCCTCTACTACCCGCTCTCGAACGGGCGGAACATGGATGAAGTCATGCGCCTGCTTATCGCCATGCAGCATTCCGACGAGTTCAAGATCGCCACGCCGGCCAACTGGCAGCTCGGCGACGACGTGATCGTCCCACCGCCCGGCTCGTGTGGTGCGGCGAACGAGCGGGTCCAGAAGGCCGGCAAGGACTACAAGTGTCTCGACTGGTTCCTGTGCCTGAAGAAGTGCCCGCACAAGTGA
- a CDS encoding TIGR02757 family protein — translation MGSGGVFAPSVQSEMLEELYELYNRRRFVHPDPLELLYEYNDGRDREIVALVASSLAYGRVAQILRSVRAVLDRIGSPAACVHEGTPAEIRAALHGLRHRWTTGRDVAALLVGVKRVVEEHGSLEACFVAGLHEDDETTVPALTGFVAALRGRSGAAGARLLPDPARGSACKRLHLFLRWMVRRDEVDPGGWDRVPRSKLVVPLDTHMHAIARGLGLTARRQADGGAALEVTAAFRRLNPRDPVKYDFALTRVGIRTEMEAAGFLKSRAA, via the coding sequence ATGGGGAGCGGGGGAGTGTTCGCACCAAGTGTCCAGAGTGAGATGCTCGAGGAGCTCTACGAGCTCTACAACCGGCGGCGGTTCGTGCACCCGGACCCGCTCGAACTCCTCTATGAGTACAACGACGGACGCGATCGCGAGATCGTGGCGCTCGTCGCCTCGTCGCTCGCGTACGGGCGTGTCGCGCAGATTCTGCGCAGCGTGCGAGCCGTGCTCGACCGGATCGGGTCGCCGGCGGCCTGTGTGCATGAAGGGACGCCGGCCGAGATCCGCGCCGCACTGCACGGCCTTCGGCATCGCTGGACGACGGGCAGGGATGTTGCCGCACTGCTTGTCGGCGTCAAGCGGGTCGTCGAGGAGCACGGCTCGCTCGAAGCGTGCTTTGTCGCCGGGCTGCATGAAGACGACGAGACGACCGTGCCTGCGCTAACGGGTTTTGTTGCCGCATTGAGAGGCAGAAGCGGCGCGGCCGGAGCCAGGCTGTTGCCGGATCCGGCGCGTGGGAGCGCGTGCAAACGCCTCCACCTGTTCCTGCGGTGGATGGTCCGGCGCGACGAGGTTGACCCGGGCGGCTGGGACCGTGTCCCACGCTCGAAGCTTGTCGTGCCGCTCGACACGCACATGCACGCGATCGCGCGGGGCCTTGGACTCACGGCGCGCCGCCAGGCGGACGGAGGCGCGGCGCTCGAAGTGACGGCCGCGTTCCGGCGCCTGAATCCAAGGGACCCGGTCAAGTACGACTTCGCGCTCACGCGCGTGGGCATTCGCACGGAGATGGAGGCTGCGGGGTTTCTGAAGAGCCGCGCGGCGTGA
- a CDS encoding NAD(P)/FAD-dependent oxidoreductase, which produces MKYEYDVLAIGLGPAGMAVSIMGAAMGLKVAGIEPHKLGGECLNVGCIPSKALLKAAKLRYAVKDLEAMGFGELPLPTVKAPLKRVRDVVDTINATKTRAMFEKVDLIHEEGHARFLDPHTVDAGGRNVTAKKIFICTGTLPVVPPIPGLDRIDTLTNQNLFHIDDVPATLTVLGGGAIGCEMAQAFSRLGSKVAIIHMDPHLLPIGPPEPGSLLQNHFESEGIVVHNSAHITAVSKDDGTIVLRAQGPKGPIELRSERLLVAAGRRPNIESLDLEKAGVAHTKRGITVDRYLRTSRKHIFAPGDCNGHFLLTHAAMHQGMLALMNAMLPWPFKRDFRKYVVPWAVFTEPEVARVGAVPDELQKRGVKFEAVRTEYADYGRTLADGAPVGFVEVLASPGGRIYGATIVGDGASEMIHEFALAMQTGKRLAHIMMLQHAFPSMSFMNKRIGEQWMMGKMKSKVLRWMVKRMI; this is translated from the coding sequence ATGAAATACGAGTATGACGTGCTGGCTATCGGGCTGGGGCCGGCCGGGATGGCGGTCTCGATCATGGGCGCGGCGATGGGGCTGAAAGTGGCTGGCATCGAGCCACACAAGCTGGGCGGAGAGTGCCTCAACGTTGGCTGCATTCCCAGCAAGGCGTTGCTCAAGGCGGCCAAGCTGCGGTACGCGGTCAAGGACCTCGAGGCGATGGGCTTTGGCGAACTGCCGCTGCCGACGGTCAAGGCGCCGCTCAAGCGTGTGCGCGACGTGGTGGACACGATCAACGCGACCAAGACGCGCGCGATGTTCGAGAAAGTGGACCTCATCCACGAGGAGGGCCACGCGCGCTTTCTTGACCCACACACCGTGGACGCCGGTGGCCGGAACGTCACGGCGAAGAAGATCTTCATTTGTACGGGCACGCTGCCGGTTGTGCCGCCGATACCCGGGTTGGATCGCATTGACACTCTGACTAACCAGAACCTGTTCCACATTGACGACGTGCCGGCGACGCTTACGGTGCTCGGCGGCGGCGCGATCGGCTGCGAGATGGCGCAGGCGTTCTCGCGGCTCGGTTCGAAGGTGGCGATCATCCATATGGATCCGCACCTGCTGCCCATCGGCCCGCCGGAGCCGGGCAGCCTCTTGCAGAACCACTTCGAGAGCGAGGGGATTGTTGTTCATAACAGCGCCCACATCACAGCGGTCAGCAAGGACGACGGCACGATCGTCCTGCGGGCGCAGGGCCCCAAGGGACCCATCGAGCTGCGGTCAGAGCGACTGCTCGTTGCGGCGGGCCGCCGGCCGAACATCGAGTCGCTCGACCTGGAGAAGGCAGGCGTGGCGCACACCAAACGCGGGATCACGGTGGATAGGTACCTGCGCACGTCGAGGAAGCACATCTTTGCGCCGGGCGACTGCAACGGCCATTTCCTGCTTACGCACGCGGCCATGCACCAGGGGATGCTCGCGTTGATGAACGCGATGCTGCCGTGGCCGTTCAAACGCGATTTCCGAAAGTACGTCGTGCCGTGGGCGGTGTTCACCGAGCCCGAAGTGGCGCGCGTCGGTGCGGTCCCCGATGAGCTCCAGAAGCGCGGCGTCAAGTTCGAGGCGGTGCGCACCGAGTATGCCGACTATGGCCGGACGCTGGCTGACGGCGCGCCGGTGGGCTTCGTCGAGGTGCTCGCAAGCCCGGGCGGCCGGATCTACGGCGCGACGATCGTGGGCGACGGCGCGAGCGAGATGATCCACGAGTTCGCGCTCGCGATGCAGACAGGCAAGAGACTCGCCCACATCATGATGCTCCAGCACGCCTTCCCGTCGATGTCGTTCATGAACAAGCGCATCGGCGAGCAGTGGATGATGGGCAAGATGAAGTCGAAGGTGCTGCGCTGGATGGTCAAGCGGATGATCTAG
- a CDS encoding transcriptional repressor — protein sequence MVEKLPDETSMRMTPQRRVILEELRACMAHPTAREIFDRVRMRLPRISLATVYRNLDSLSRQGIIRQMESGGVERRYDGDTLDHYHLRCVRCGRIEDAPLGRLSGMEETVARSSGYTVLGHRIEFEGICPGCRGDETDASRGARYSQTTDCPDEGITH from the coding sequence ATGGTTGAGAAGCTCCCAGATGAGACCTCGATGCGAATGACGCCCCAGCGAAGGGTGATCCTGGAGGAACTGCGCGCATGCATGGCACACCCGACAGCTCGGGAGATCTTTGACCGGGTCAGGATGCGGCTGCCGCGGATCAGTCTGGCGACCGTCTATCGTAATCTCGATTCGCTGAGCCGCCAGGGCATCATCCGGCAGATGGAATCGGGGGGCGTCGAGCGCCGCTACGACGGCGATACGTTAGACCACTACCATCTTCGTTGTGTGCGGTGTGGGCGCATCGAGGACGCACCTCTTGGACGATTGAGCGGAATGGAAGAAACCGTTGCCAGATCGAGCGGCTACACGGTCCTCGGCCATCGGATCGAGTTCGAGGGCATTTGCCCCGGATGCCGGGGGGACGAGACGGACGCTTCCCGAGGTGCACGCTACAGCCAGACGACGGATTGTCCGGACGAGGGGATCACGCACTGA
- a CDS encoding SpoIIE family protein phosphatase, producing the protein MGIRAKLLILLLLIALLPLLVVSRLQRSASVRLGERLAAQVRQTLAEDATLQLRQLVNDSGLLLRYDRQTIERALRTQAREVENRLAGELPAHPPRVFFAGDFDSATGQVPDLVPSPKHFLAPGNTRATPMPVTYAEQVFKLAPGVEPEAVADDISRLTGMVPTYRFLTNEHPDLLYWNYTSLESGVHSSYPGHGGYPGHYDPRQRPWYRQAMESDGVAWTGPMADASSQRLIMTAALRVAGPDGRPAGVTAIDIPLSDLLSRIELPAEWAPDSNILLVRIGQPPNGGDCTPYVIARQIYRSRTQRWDVSIDLTRLESNDAAKLDRTIEHMGRSESGVEEMPYQGRRSLWAYGLIHERLYLVVIAPYNLVVARAADAESYANDLTLRQLELTSIVLGAVVVIVVLLALVISNRITDPVRRLVGAAKRLAGGDLQARVEVSNRDELGEMGRAFNTMVPQLVDNVRMRHALTLATEVQRDLLPHNAPQQPGLDVDGGSIFCDETGGDYYDFLDLSALGLHRLGIAVGDVTGHGVPAALLMATVRALLRSHAVQPGNLGRILADINVHMTSDTAVGQFTTLFYAVVDGKQRTIRWANAGHDPAILYDPETDTFDELGGAGIPLGIEADYTYTESRRYNLKPGQVIIIGTDGIWESRNSDRRPFGKDALRDFIRQHAHQSATQIVAAMSERLAEYRGQTPQEDDATLVVIRIE; encoded by the coding sequence ATGGGTATACGAGCCAAACTACTCATACTGCTTCTGCTCATTGCCCTGCTGCCGCTCCTGGTGGTCAGCCGGCTGCAGCGCAGCGCCTCGGTGCGTCTGGGCGAGAGACTGGCCGCGCAGGTGCGCCAGACACTGGCCGAGGACGCAACGCTCCAGCTCCGGCAGCTCGTCAACGACTCGGGCTTGCTCCTGCGGTACGATCGCCAGACGATTGAACGAGCGCTACGCACGCAGGCGCGCGAGGTCGAAAACCGCTTGGCCGGCGAGCTGCCGGCCCATCCGCCTCGTGTCTTCTTCGCCGGGGACTTCGACTCCGCCACCGGGCAAGTGCCAGACCTCGTGCCATCGCCCAAGCACTTTCTGGCGCCGGGCAACACGAGAGCAACGCCAATGCCGGTCACCTACGCCGAGCAGGTTTTCAAGCTCGCTCCCGGCGTCGAGCCGGAAGCGGTCGCTGACGATATCTCGCGACTGACCGGCATGGTGCCGACCTATCGTTTCCTCACCAACGAGCACCCCGATCTGCTCTACTGGAACTACACGAGCCTCGAGAGCGGCGTCCACAGCTCCTATCCCGGCCACGGCGGCTATCCGGGCCACTATGATCCGCGCCAACGGCCGTGGTACCGCCAAGCGATGGAGTCGGACGGCGTGGCCTGGACCGGGCCGATGGCGGACGCCTCGTCGCAACGGCTGATCATGACGGCGGCGCTTCGGGTCGCAGGCCCAGACGGCCGGCCGGCGGGCGTCACCGCCATCGACATTCCACTGAGCGATCTGCTGTCGAGGATTGAGTTACCCGCCGAATGGGCGCCCGACTCGAACATCCTCCTCGTGCGCATTGGGCAGCCCCCGAACGGCGGCGACTGCACCCCGTACGTTATCGCCCGGCAGATCTACCGAAGCCGCACGCAGCGCTGGGACGTTTCGATCGACCTCACGCGGCTCGAGTCGAACGATGCAGCCAAGCTGGACAGGACGATCGAGCACATGGGCCGCAGCGAGTCCGGCGTCGAGGAAATGCCCTACCAGGGCCGGCGCTCGCTCTGGGCCTACGGCCTGATCCATGAGCGTCTGTACCTCGTCGTGATCGCGCCCTACAACCTGGTCGTGGCCCGTGCGGCGGATGCCGAGTCTTACGCGAACGACCTGACGCTGCGCCAGCTCGAGCTCACGAGCATCGTGCTCGGTGCCGTGGTCGTAATCGTCGTCCTGCTCGCCCTCGTCATCTCGAATCGCATTACGGACCCGGTGCGCCGGCTTGTCGGAGCTGCCAAACGGCTCGCGGGCGGCGACCTTCAGGCCCGCGTCGAGGTTTCAAACCGAGACGAATTGGGCGAGATGGGCCGCGCCTTCAACACCATGGTGCCGCAGCTCGTTGACAACGTACGCATGCGCCACGCGCTCACGCTTGCCACGGAAGTTCAACGCGACCTGCTTCCGCACAATGCGCCGCAACAACCTGGTCTCGACGTGGACGGCGGCAGCATCTTCTGTGATGAGACCGGCGGCGACTACTACGACTTCCTCGACCTCTCGGCGCTCGGCCTGCACCGCCTCGGCATTGCCGTGGGCGACGTGACCGGCCACGGCGTTCCGGCCGCGCTGCTCATGGCCACGGTCCGCGCGTTGCTGAGAAGCCACGCCGTGCAGCCCGGCAACCTTGGCCGAATTCTGGCCGACATCAACGTTCACATGACCAGCGATACCGCCGTCGGTCAGTTCACAACGCTCTTCTACGCTGTCGTCGACGGCAAGCAGCGGACGATCCGCTGGGCCAACGCCGGCCACGATCCAGCCATCCTCTACGATCCGGAGACCGACACGTTCGACGAGCTCGGAGGCGCGGGCATCCCGCTCGGGATCGAAGCCGACTACACCTACACGGAGTCCCGGCGCTACAACCTGAAGCCGGGGCAGGTCATCATCATCGGCACCGACGGGATCTGGGAATCCCGCAACAGCGACCGCCGCCCGTTCGGGAAAGACGCTCTCCGTGACTTCATCCGCCAACACGCTCACCAATCCGCCACGCAGATTGTGGCCGCCATGAGCGAGCGACTTGCGGAGTACCGCGGCCAGACACCCCAGGAGGACGATGCAACGCTTGTCGTGATCAGGATCGAGTAG